In a single window of the Metopolophium dirhodum isolate CAU chromosome 2, ASM1992520v1, whole genome shotgun sequence genome:
- the LOC132937880 gene encoding cytochrome P450 4C1-like yields MIMNEIIIYLSVVIIVVFWCYFKWNNRHFEKLAARMPGPPSYPIIGTGYKFIGSQERIISQIISLVNEYKLDPIKIWLGPYFGVVIDKPEDLKIVLNSSKALQKGRMYEFFKNYAGEGLFTAPVDKWRIHRRMINPAFNAKLLEQFFPVFNEKNQILIKNVMKESNKTQAFDLWQYIAPTALDTICQTTMGYNLDSQSNNKECEFGEAIVIGTDLDAMRIYKPWLYPEILFSMYLKLTGQQRIFETVKQFPLQLIKEKKYEFDQKKKSINKKDITDNDDENQSKRFLDILFELKHDGGKLSDSDIRDEVVTMMAGGFETSAITVCFCLLMIAIHQDIQDKVYNEIYDIFGESDQTITIDDTTKLVYLEQVIKETLRLYPTGPLLLREIQEDLKIFSSDYVLPKGTTCVIALLATHLSPDLYSNPWSFNPENFSPENVAKRHKYSFIPFSGGPRGCIGSKYAMLSMKAVVSTFLRHFSVHTDVKLTDIKLTLGLLMRSVHGYPVTIRPRDRRPTYKWNQNQQG; encoded by the exons atgataatgaatgaaataatcATTTACCTaagtgttgttattattgtggTGTTTTGGTGTTACTTCAAATGGAACAACAGGCATTTTGAAAAATTGGCAGCTAGAATGCCGGGACCTCCATCGTACCCGATCATTGGAACAGGATATAAATTTATTGGATCACAAGAAC GGATCATAAGTCAAATAATTAGTTTGGTCAACGAATATAAACTAGATCCAATTAAAATATGGTTAGGACCATATTTTGGAGTTGTCATTGACAAACCGGAAGAcctaaaa attgtcTTAAATAGTTCAAAGGCTCTTCAAAAAGGTCGAATGTAtgaattttttaagaattatgcGGGTGAAGGTTTGTTTACTGCACCAG TGGACAAATGGCGGATACATCGTCGAATGATCAATCCCGCTTTTAATGCCAAACTTTTGGAACAGTTTTTCCCTGTGTTTAACGAAAAAAACCAAATTCTTATCAAGAATGTTATGAAAGAATCAAATAAAACACAAGCGTTCGATCTCTGGCAATATATTGCACCGACTGCTCTTGATACTATTTGTC AAACTACTATGGGTTACAATCTTGACAGTCAATCAAACAATAAAGAATGTGAATTCGGCGAAGCAATTGTAat aGGAACAGATTTAGACGCGATGAGAATTTACAAACCATGGTTATACCCGGAAATCTTGTTTTCAATGTATTTAAAACTGACTGGACAGCAAAGAATCTTCGAAACAGTGAAACAATTTCCATTACaa cTAATCAAGGAAAAGAAATATGAATTTgaccagaaaaaaaaatcaattaataaaaaagacATAACCGACAATGACGATG AAAACCAATCAAAACGGTTTTTGGACATATTGTTCGAACTGAAACATGATGGTGGTAAACTTTCAGATTCCGATATTAGGGATGAGGTTGTAACGATGATGGCTGGG ggTTTTGAAACCAGCGCTATCACAGTATGTTTTTGTCTTTTGATGATAGCCATACATCAAGATAtccaa GATAAAGTATACAATGAAATTTACGATATATTTGGCGAAAGTGACCAAACGATAACTATTGATGACACTACCAAACTCGTGTACTTAGAACAAGTGATAAAAGAAACCCTTCGATTATATCCAACAGGACCATTGTTACTCAGAGAAATTCAAGAAGATCTTAAAATAT TTTCAAGTGATTACGTACTGCCAAAAGGAACGACGTGTGTTATAGCTTTATTAGCCACACATTTAAGTCCTGATTTATACTCAAATCCTTGGTCTTTTAATCCTGAAAACTTCAGCCCTGAAAATGTCGCTAAACGTCATAAATATAGCTTCATTCCTTTTAGTGGTGGTCCTAGAGGTTGCATAG GATCTAAATATGCCATGTTGTCGATGAAAGCCGTTGTGTCAACATTCTTGCGACATTTTAGCGTACACACAGATGTCAAATTAACAGATATTAAGTTAACATTAGGTTTATTGATGAGAAGTGTTCACGGTTATCCTGTTACGATTCGACCAAGAGACAGAAGACCAACATACAAGTGGAACCAGAATCAGCAAGGATAA